One part of the Bacillus rossius redtenbacheri isolate Brsri chromosome 18, Brsri_v3, whole genome shotgun sequence genome encodes these proteins:
- the LOC134541463 gene encoding rab GDP dissociation inhibitor alpha: MDEEYDAIVLGTGLKECILSGMLSVSGKKVLHVDRNKYYGGESASITPLEELFTRFGAPPPDETYGRGRDWNVDLIPKFLMANGSLVKLLIHTGVTRYLEFKSVEGSYVYKGGKISKVPVDQKEALASDLMGMFEKRRFRNFLIYVQDVREDDPKSWKDMDPNILTMQQIYDKFGLDKNTQDFTGHALALYRDDEYLNDKALQTIRRIKLYSDSLARYGKSPYLYPMYGLGELPQGFARLSAIYGGTYMLDKPIDGLVLEEGRVVGVRSGDEVARCKQVYCDPSYVPERVKKTGKVVRCICLMDHPVPGTRDALSTQIIIPQKQVGRRSDIYVSLVSYTHQVSAQGWFIAMVSTTVETDNPEMEIKPGLDLLGPVRQKFVVVSDFFEPTDDGTASQIFISKSFDATTHFETTCDDVLDIFRRGTGEDFDFSKVKHDLGDEEQ; this comes from the coding sequence ATGGATGAAGAATACGACGCCATCGTCCTTGGAACAGGACTTAAAGAATGCATTTTGAGCGGTATGTTATCTGTTTCTGGTAAGAAAGTCCTTCATGTTGATCGTAACAAGTATTACGGTGGCGAGTCGGCCTCCATCACTCCGCTGGAGGAACTTTTTACACGTTTTGGTGCGCCACCTCCCGATGAGACGTATGGGAGAGGCAGGGACTGGAACGTGGATCTGATCCCTAAGTTTTTAATGGCAAATGGTTCTCTCGTGAAGTTATTGATCCACACTGGTGTAACCAGGTACCTTGAATTCAAGTCTGTTGAGGGGAGCTATGTGTATAAAGGTGGGAAGATTTCGAAGGTCCCAGTGGATCAAAAGGAAGCTCTTGCTTCTGATTTAATGGGAATGTTCGAGAAGCGAAGGTTtcgcaattttttaatttacgtgCAGGATGTAAGAGAAGATGATCCTAAAAGTTGGAAGGATATGGATCCCAACATCTTGACGATGCAGCAGATTTATGATAAATTTGGTTTGGATAAAAACACCCAAGATTTTACTGGCCATGCTTTGGCACTTTACCGTGATGACGAGTACTTGAATGACAAGGCTCTGCAGACCATCAGGAGAATAAAGCTGTACAGCGACTCGCTGGCCCGTTACGGCAAGTCGCCGTACCTGTACCCCATGTACGGGCTGGGCGAGCTGCCCCAGGGCTTCGCCCGGCTGAGCGCCATCTACGGTGGCACCTACATGTTGGATAAGCCCATAGACGGGCTGGTGTTGGAGGAAGGCCGGGTGGTTGGGGTGAGGTCCGGAGACGAGGTGGCTCGCTGCAAGCAAGTGTACTGCGACCCCAGCTATGTCCCGGAGCGTGTCAAGAAGACGGGCAAGGTTGTGCGCTGCATCTGCCTGATGGACCACCCTGTCCCGGGCACACGCGATGCGCTCTCCACTCAGATCATCATCCCGCAGAAGCAGGTGGGGCGCCGCTCGGACATCTACGTGTCGCTCGTGAGCTACACGCACCAGGTGTCCGCGCAGGGCTGGTTCATCGCCATGGTGTCCACCACGGTCGAGACGGACAACCCCGAGATGGAGATCAAGCCAGGTCTGGACCTGCTGGGGCCGGTGCGCCAGAAGTTCGTGGTGGTGAGCGACTTCTTCGAGCCGACAGACGACGGCACCGCCTCCCAGATCTTCATCTCCAAGTCGTTCGACGCAACGACCCACTTCGAGACCACCTGCGACGACGTGCTCGACATCTTCCGGCGGGGCACGGGCGAGGACTTTGACTTTTCCAAAGTGAAGCACGACCTCGGCGACGAGGAGCAGTAG